TGATCTCAATACTTATGGTTGAAATAACATTACAAGCAAGCAGAACAAAATCCTTGTTTGGTTTAAGATATTAGAACAACTTCAGGATGCTTGGCAACTTCAGTAGCAAATCCCTagaaatattggaatattttggtagtaaaatgaaaattcaGAGCGATGCAGATGCTTTTAGTATTTTGTCTGTGCAggaaccaattttatatttagattcAACAGATTTATGGTGCTTGATTGTGTTTAAGGTTAGGTACTTTGTACATTCAATGTggatagagaaaaagaagaaaagaatccTTAACACAGAAGCAGCATATACTATAATCAAGTTTACAGGCACAGACACAGATGAAACAGGAAACCAAACCAGGAAAATTTCATCTCCAGTTGCAAATCTTCCAGCATAGTCTTTTAAAAGCCTTTCAAGTGctgaaacaaatgaaaataataatcgAATTAGACTCAAACCCATTGAGGAGAAGAATTCATCGCAAGGTGGCACATACAGTTCACATGTGACAGGAATTGCCAGGGGGATTTGGAGACATGAACATTAATCTGATTGTCCAAATAAACGAAGAGTACGATCCTTTCACCAGATTAGTCAAAGCTTACCTACAAAGCCTTTTTCGATATGATGTTTAGTAAAAGCAAGTTGCTCATCAGGACTAAATTTGTCCTCAATGTATTTCTGTAGATAGGAAAGGCAGAAAAATGAACTTTATATCATATATGTTCTAACAATTTCATGAAAAGTGACATCTAAATTTTAACAGAGGGGTATATAACCACAACAGTCTCACTCAGATATATACCAGTGTAGCTAGATTTTGAAGAGGCTGTATGCTTGAGGAAACAATATTGGCAGCCTACAAATCCAGTCATAAAAGCAACCCCATAAGTGTCTGAATCTGAAACATACTTGCAAAAACATGTATGAATATTAGCAAAAATGGATAAGGTACAACAAAGAATTATGCCTGATTAGATCACGAAGCTCATATCCTCAAGGCTGGAAAAGAAAGTAGAGCCAAAGAGGGATTTTCAAACATATTATCCAACATGTAAAAAAGAACAATACTAGTGTTATTCACCATGTGAGACACAATTACTTGTAGGCATGCTTGCAAGGTTGTTTGCTTAGCAAGTGAAGTAGGCTTTTTATACATTCTTCAATgtaaattataggtggttattTGCATAAGTTTCAGCAAGATAGAATTTGAAGCAGAAacaatttttaagttattaatGTGGCAAAAAATGATAGAGGTAGTTCCAAGTGCAATTATATGCCATCAGCTCCTTGCAGCCTCATGTCGTGAGTACTATTTCTCCCTTTACTCAACTCCTGATACCCTTTTTCCTTCTTGGTAAACATCGAAAGATGGATTTGTGGAGGGCTATGCCACATTGTGTCTAGTTTGTTGATGCTATTTATGGTGTGAGCATCAATTGTAGATTACAGACATAGTTATGGTTAAGAAAAGTGTAAAATCGAAaaagcaggaaaaaaaatgagaagagtggaattaattaagttaaaggCAGTATAAGATTGATGCAGTTGATACCTGGAAATTGATGGATTTTTTGTGAAGATCCTGAGGTAACAATGGATGGTGGTGGGGGTACTTTTCTTCTAAATACTGTGTAAGTAAGGTAGTTAAAAATGTGACAAGAattgatgataaaataaaagggaaaaagagaTAGATACGAACCAGTAAGATGGCAAAAGAGTCGGAAAGCACCAAGTCCCCATCGACAAGTACGGGGACATAACCAATAGGATTGAGCTTTGTAAACTCTTTGTACgccatacatacatacatacatacatgcatacataATTATTCAACAGTAGTAGACTAGTAGCAGAAGAAAGTAAAGTAATAAAGTAAAGGTCATCCTAATTTAATTCTCTTTCTCACCGGGGCTGAATTGCTCTCCCTTCAACAAGTTAACTGCTTTGTACTCATATTTCAGCCctaatcaatcaatcaatcatcatcatcaaaaaaataaatgtaaaaaatttaagatagattgaagaattaataaataataatacaattctaagaaagaaagaaagtaccttTCAAGTTGAGGGCAATACGAACACGGAAGGAACAACTGCTCCTCCAGTATGAATACAGTTTCAGCTCCGGCTTCAATTCACTCTCTTTCTTATCGCCGCTTCCGCTTGCCTAACCCATAAAATCatctcaatttcaattcaataataTTACGCTACATTTGTTATACTATATATTTTAGCAAACAAACCATACAgataaatagatagatagagTTCTACcaaccatatttcaatttgatccgaTTTGGGTTTCGTAAAACAATACACTTTTAATTCTAAACGAGGGAAGCCGCCGGCGATTTTGTTCTCATCTGATTGATTctgattaatatatattaaaggaaatatatattaatatatgtgtGATAATTACAATTAAATCGGGGCCCAGCCCAGCCCAGCCCACAAAAACTTAAGAAACAAAGattcctttctctttcttgtACTCCGTAGGAGAAGTACACGTGGCAAAACGGACTGTTCAATCGGATCGCGGACCGAGCCGAATGAcctgtattttttaaataagttttttattttattttaaaaaagatgtAATTTGTCAATCATTTATGAGTTCTTCAACTCTGATTAGATTTTTACTAGTGATACTGTTATTAATTACCACTAAACACGTAATACCGAATTTGGTGCAATCTTGGTATAATTTTGGATATGTTCAAAGTAAGAATCGAAAATGAAGGCggtaaataaagaataataaactATAATAGAGTACAACTAGTTGATGTATACATctaatttagtaatttaccaACACGTATAACACACACATGCATTGTACACTAATATTGAAGAATTGAGATTTCCCTTGCTCCTCACCAAAGGACACTATGGTGTTGATGTGAACTCATCAAAAGCACAATTCGTGCGCTTAGTCTCTAGAGTAGAGGAACTGACTCATTGAGGAAACTTTGCTGCTTTGGTCCTTGTGGTTGTCACGTTTCACACTTTCACGTTTGTGCCTTTGGCTTTGGACTACAGCTAAGCTAGTTAGCTAGTCaattgaatgagattttttcctcttttttttttttaatggttgtcTTGTGTTATCTTGTCTCATTCTCTTATGTCTGTGAAACTTTATTGATTGTGAAGCTCAA
This genomic stretch from Castanea sativa cultivar Marrone di Chiusa Pesio chromosome 1, ASM4071231v1 harbors:
- the LOC142620793 gene encoding glutathione S-transferase zeta class-like — translated: MASGSGDKKESELKPELKLYSYWRSSCSFRVRIALNLKGLKYEYKAVNLLKGEQFSPEFTKLNPIGYVPVLVDGDLVLSDSFAILLYLEEKYPHHHPLLPQDLHKKSINFQAANIVSSSIQPLQNLATLKYIEDKFSPDEQLAFTKHHIEKGFVALERLLKDYAGRFATGDEIFLADLFLAPQIRSAVERFKMDMTQFPVLCRLNEAYNEIPAFQDAMPEKQPDTPLTSAS